In Microbulbifer celer, a single window of DNA contains:
- a CDS encoding FAD:protein FMN transferase has translation MMKPFLTFLGVLLLAACSAEESSWKLSGPTMGTRYHITVVAAPAEVSRESLKADIDAELVAVNQEMSTYIPDSELMRANDVAVGDAVALSDNLALIVGLSKTIYQQSSGAFDVTVGPLVNLWGFGPDPEPETVPSDEEINKLRAQVGSDALTLSGNTLTKSRDVFIDLSAIAKGHGVDRVAELLESKGITNYLVEVGGELRTLGHNATGAPWRIGIERPSAGQVVQKPIAVSGKSIATSGDYRNYYERDGKRFTHTIDPRTGYPVEHRLASVTVIADTCAEADGLATAINVMGAEAGLKLAEKDNLAVFMLVKTDDGFEEQSSTAFSPYLESQGR, from the coding sequence ATGATGAAACCGTTTCTGACCTTCTTGGGTGTGTTGCTGCTGGCAGCCTGCTCCGCAGAAGAGTCCAGCTGGAAGCTGTCTGGCCCGACCATGGGTACCCGCTACCACATTACTGTGGTAGCGGCACCCGCGGAAGTCAGTCGCGAATCGCTGAAAGCCGATATTGACGCAGAGCTCGTGGCGGTCAACCAGGAAATGTCGACCTACATCCCGGACTCGGAACTGATGCGAGCCAATGACGTAGCGGTGGGGGACGCGGTAGCGCTGTCCGACAACCTGGCATTGATCGTTGGTCTGTCCAAGACTATCTATCAACAGAGCAGTGGTGCTTTCGATGTGACGGTGGGGCCCCTGGTGAATCTGTGGGGGTTCGGGCCGGATCCTGAACCGGAAACCGTCCCGTCCGATGAAGAGATCAACAAGCTCCGAGCTCAGGTAGGTTCCGACGCTCTGACGTTGTCTGGAAATACCCTGACTAAATCCAGGGACGTGTTCATCGACCTGTCGGCGATTGCCAAAGGACACGGCGTTGACCGTGTTGCTGAGTTGCTGGAGTCCAAGGGCATCACCAACTATCTGGTGGAGGTCGGTGGCGAGTTGCGCACCTTGGGTCACAACGCAACCGGCGCACCGTGGCGCATAGGGATCGAGCGTCCGTCTGCGGGGCAGGTCGTGCAGAAGCCCATCGCGGTGAGCGGTAAGTCGATAGCGACCTCCGGCGACTATCGCAATTATTACGAGCGTGATGGAAAACGCTTTACGCATACCATCGACCCGCGTACCGGATACCCGGTTGAGCATCGGTTGGCATCGGTCACGGTAATCGCAGATACCTGTGCCGAGGCCGATGGCCTGGCGACCGCCATTAATGTGATGGGGGCGGAAGCCGGATTAAAATTGGCGGAGAAGGACAACCTTGCCGTGTTCATGCTGGTCAAGACCGATGACGGTTTTGAGGAGCAATCAAGCACTGCTTTTTCTCCGTATCTTGAAAGTCAGGGGAGGTAA
- the nqrF gene encoding NADH:ubiquinone reductase (Na(+)-transporting) subunit F gives MELTDIYFGVGMFTVIVLALVAIILVARSRLVNTGDVNIVVNGEKTLTVPAGGKLLQTLAANNLFLASACGGGGSCAQCVCTVNEGGGDMLPTEAAHFTPREAKEGKRLSCQVAVKQDMKIEVPEEVFGVKQWECTVESNPNVATFIKELTLKLPEGENVDFRAGGYVQLEAPPHHVKFSDFDIEEEYRGDWENFGFFKLESKVDEPVVRAYSMANYPEEKGVVKFNIRIATPPPRTEGIPPGQMSSYVFNLKPGDKMRVYGPFGEFFAKDTDNEMVFIGGGAGMAPMRSHIFDQLKRLHSSRKISFWYGARSLREMFYEEDYNGLQEEFDNFQWHVALSDPQPEDNWEGYTGFIHTVVYENYLKDHPAPEDCEYYMCGPPMMNASVIKMLKDLGVEDDNILLDDFGG, from the coding sequence ATGGAATTAACAGATATTTATTTTGGCGTCGGCATGTTCACCGTGATCGTGCTCGCGCTGGTGGCAATCATTTTGGTGGCACGCTCGCGCCTGGTGAACACCGGGGACGTCAACATCGTGGTCAACGGTGAGAAGACGCTCACCGTTCCGGCTGGCGGCAAACTGTTGCAGACACTGGCAGCGAACAACCTGTTCCTCGCCTCTGCCTGTGGCGGTGGTGGCAGCTGCGCCCAGTGTGTATGTACCGTGAACGAAGGTGGTGGCGATATGCTGCCGACCGAAGCGGCGCACTTCACTCCCCGTGAGGCCAAAGAGGGTAAGCGCCTGTCTTGTCAGGTAGCGGTCAAGCAGGACATGAAAATCGAAGTGCCGGAAGAGGTGTTCGGTGTGAAGCAGTGGGAGTGCACTGTGGAGTCCAACCCCAACGTGGCTACTTTCATTAAAGAGCTGACCCTGAAGCTGCCCGAAGGCGAGAACGTCGACTTCCGCGCTGGCGGTTACGTCCAGCTGGAGGCGCCGCCCCATCATGTGAAATTCTCTGATTTCGATATCGAAGAAGAGTACCGCGGCGACTGGGAGAACTTCGGTTTCTTCAAACTGGAGTCGAAAGTAGACGAGCCTGTGGTTCGCGCCTACTCCATGGCCAACTACCCGGAAGAGAAAGGTGTTGTTAAATTCAACATCCGTATCGCCACACCGCCTCCACGCACCGAAGGTATTCCGCCGGGCCAGATGTCTTCCTACGTCTTCAACCTGAAACCTGGTGACAAGATGCGCGTATACGGTCCCTTCGGTGAGTTCTTCGCCAAGGATACCGATAACGAGATGGTATTCATCGGTGGCGGTGCCGGTATGGCGCCGATGCGTTCGCACATCTTTGACCAGTTGAAGCGTCTGCACAGTTCGCGCAAGATCAGCTTCTGGTACGGCGCGCGCTCCCTGCGTGAAATGTTCTATGAAGAAGACTACAACGGCCTGCAGGAAGAGTTTGACAATTTCCAGTGGCACGTTGCACTGTCTGACCCGCAACCGGAAGATAACTGGGAAGGGTATACCGGCTTCATCCACACCGTAGTGTATGAAAATTATCTGAAGGACCATCCGGCACCGGAAGACTGTGAGTACTACATGTGTGGGCCGCCCATGATGAACGCCTCGGTTATCAAAATGCTGAAAGATCTCGGCGTAGAGGATGACAACATCCTGCTCGACGACTTCGGCGGCTGA
- the nqrE gene encoding NADH:ubiquinone reductase (Na(+)-transporting) subunit E, with product MEHFISLIVRAVFIENMALAFFLGMCTFLAVSKKVEAAIGLGVAVIVVLTITVPVNNLIYTYLLKDGALAWAGFPDVDLSFLGLLSYIGVIAALVQILEMFLDKFVPALYNALGVFLPLITVNCAIMGASLFMVEREYNLGESVAYGFGAGLGWALAITALAGIRERMKYSDVPNGLKGLGITFITVGLMSLGFMSFGGIDI from the coding sequence ATGGAACATTTTATTTCTCTTATCGTTCGCGCCGTTTTCATTGAAAACATGGCGTTGGCCTTCTTCCTCGGGATGTGTACCTTCCTGGCGGTTTCCAAGAAGGTTGAAGCGGCGATTGGTCTGGGTGTTGCGGTTATCGTAGTACTGACCATCACCGTTCCGGTGAACAACCTGATTTACACCTACCTGCTGAAAGACGGCGCACTGGCGTGGGCCGGGTTCCCGGATGTGGACCTGAGCTTCCTTGGTCTGCTGTCTTACATCGGCGTTATTGCGGCTCTGGTACAGATCCTGGAGATGTTCCTGGATAAGTTTGTACCGGCGCTGTACAACGCGCTGGGTGTATTCCTGCCGCTGATTACCGTGAACTGCGCCATCATGGGTGCTTCACTGTTCATGGTAGAGCGCGAATACAATTTGGGTGAAAGTGTTGCCTACGGCTTCGGTGCCGGCCTCGGCTGGGCGCTGGCGATTACCGCTCTGGCGGGTATTCGCGAGCGTATGAAGTACAGCGATGTACCTAACGGCCTGAAAGGCCTGGGTATCACCTTCATTACCGTTGGTCTCATGTCGCTGGGCTTCATGTCCTTCGGCGGCATCGATATCTAA
- a CDS encoding NADH:ubiquinone reductase (Na(+)-transporting) subunit D, with the protein MKLKDTLLEPIFNNNPIALQILGICSALAVTSSLQVTLVMCIALTTVTAFSNTAVSLIRKQIPNSIRIIVQMTVIASLVILVDQVLKAYAFDISKQLSVFVGLIITNCIVMGRAEAFAMKHGPKDSFFDGVGNGLGYSVILIGLAVVRELFGAGKLFGVELLSTVNNGGWYVPNGMLLLPPSAFFLIGLFIWAIRTWKPAQVEEDEFKIASNSKIPLAQQEA; encoded by the coding sequence ATGAAATTGAAAGACACTCTGCTGGAGCCGATTTTCAACAATAACCCCATTGCGTTGCAGATCCTCGGTATCTGCTCCGCGCTGGCGGTAACCAGCTCACTGCAGGTGACGCTGGTAATGTGTATCGCGCTGACCACGGTAACCGCGTTCTCCAACACCGCGGTTTCCCTGATCCGTAAGCAGATCCCCAACAGCATCCGGATTATCGTGCAGATGACCGTGATCGCCTCGTTGGTAATCCTCGTAGACCAGGTCCTCAAGGCCTACGCATTCGACATCTCCAAGCAGCTGTCGGTATTCGTTGGCCTGATCATCACCAACTGTATCGTGATGGGCCGCGCCGAAGCCTTCGCCATGAAGCACGGTCCCAAAGACAGCTTCTTCGACGGTGTCGGTAACGGTCTTGGCTACAGTGTGATCCTGATCGGTCTCGCCGTAGTGCGTGAACTCTTTGGTGCGGGCAAACTGTTCGGTGTCGAGCTCCTGTCTACTGTGAATAACGGTGGCTGGTATGTGCCGAACGGCATGCTGCTGTTGCCGCCCAGTGCCTTCTTCCTGATTGGCCTGTTTATCTGGGCAATCCGTACCTGGAAGCCGGCGCAGGTGGAAGAAGACGAGTTCAAGATTGCGTCCAACTCTAAAATTCCGTTGGCGCAACAGGAGGCCTGA
- a CDS encoding Na(+)-translocating NADH-quinone reductase subunit C: MANKDSVKGTLLVALVLCIVCSVVVSTAAVMLKPKQEANAALDRKRNVLMAGGLIDANQHDAKVIEDEFESVTTKYVDLRTGKFTDEAPVGGSGRAAAKIPDSSEKLPSDQDTANIIRRENTKEVYLVEKNGELQRIILPVRGAGLWGQMYGFLALENDLKTVAGLGFYEHKETPGLGGEVDNPRWKAQWEGKQVFDGEGSVDISVIKGSVDPGSANAVHQVDGLSGATLTSRGVNNLINFWLGSEGFGPFLENLKAGEA; this comes from the coding sequence GTGGCTAATAAAGATTCCGTAAAAGGTACACTGCTGGTAGCGCTGGTTCTGTGTATCGTCTGTTCTGTTGTGGTGTCCACTGCGGCGGTAATGCTGAAACCAAAGCAGGAAGCAAATGCCGCCCTGGACCGGAAGCGCAACGTTTTGATGGCCGGTGGCCTGATCGATGCTAATCAGCACGACGCCAAGGTGATCGAAGATGAGTTCGAGTCCGTGACGACCAAGTACGTGGATTTGCGCACTGGCAAGTTCACTGACGAGGCGCCTGTCGGTGGTAGTGGTCGCGCTGCCGCCAAGATTCCGGATTCCAGTGAAAAGCTGCCATCGGATCAGGATACCGCCAATATCATCCGCCGTGAAAACACCAAAGAGGTGTACCTGGTAGAGAAAAATGGTGAGCTGCAGCGAATCATTCTGCCGGTTCGCGGTGCTGGCCTGTGGGGGCAGATGTACGGCTTCCTCGCGCTGGAAAACGACCTGAAAACCGTTGCCGGCCTTGGCTTTTACGAGCACAAGGAAACTCCGGGACTGGGTGGTGAAGTGGATAACCCTCGCTGGAAAGCGCAGTGGGAAGGCAAGCAGGTCTTCGATGGTGAAGGTTCTGTGGATATCAGCGTAATCAAGGGTAGTGTCGACCCGGGCAGCGCCAACGCGGTGCACCAGGTTGACGGTCTGTCCGGCGCCACTCTGACCAGCAGGGGCGTTAACAACCTGATCAACTTCTGGCTGGGCAGTGAGGGCTTTGGTCCCTTCCTCGAGAACCTGAAAGCAGGGGAGGCGTAA
- a CDS encoding NADH:ubiquinone reductase (Na(+)-transporting) subunit B: MLRKLLDNMEPHFHKGGKYEKFYALYEAIDTGLFQPADRTKTTAHVRDGIDLKRIMITVWACAMIPMFYGMWNLGFQANTIIGGMESVDLSGWRHAIIGALSGYDANSLWDNLVYGAMYFLPIYAVTFIVGGIWEVLFAAVRGHEVNEGFFVTSILFALTCPPDIPLWMVAMGISFGVVIGKEVFGGTGKNFLNPALTGRAFLFFAYPAAMSGDAVWTAVDGYTGATALSVMASDGIQNGIVGVTGGQLTWMDAFFGKMQGSIGETSTLAMLIAGVILIGMKIASWRIVAGTLLGMMATATMFNFIGSDTNPMFGVPWYWHLVVGGFAFGLIFMTTDPVSAAMTDAGRWWYGILIGVMCVLIRVVNPAFPEGMMLAILFANLFAPLFDHFVVQSHIKRRLARG, from the coding sequence ATGCTGCGCAAATTACTCGACAATATGGAGCCGCATTTCCATAAAGGCGGCAAATACGAAAAGTTCTACGCGCTGTATGAAGCGATTGACACGGGTCTGTTCCAGCCCGCCGATCGCACCAAGACGACTGCGCATGTGCGTGACGGCATCGACCTGAAACGCATCATGATCACCGTTTGGGCGTGCGCCATGATCCCGATGTTCTACGGTATGTGGAACCTGGGCTTCCAGGCCAACACCATCATCGGCGGCATGGAGAGCGTGGACCTGTCCGGTTGGCGTCATGCCATCATCGGTGCGCTGTCCGGCTACGACGCCAACAGCCTGTGGGACAACCTGGTCTACGGTGCCATGTACTTCCTGCCCATCTATGCGGTGACTTTCATCGTCGGTGGTATCTGGGAAGTGCTGTTTGCGGCAGTTCGCGGCCATGAAGTCAACGAAGGCTTCTTCGTTACTTCCATTCTGTTCGCGCTGACCTGTCCCCCGGATATACCGCTGTGGATGGTGGCCATGGGCATCAGCTTCGGTGTGGTGATCGGTAAGGAAGTGTTCGGTGGTACCGGCAAAAACTTCCTCAACCCGGCACTGACCGGTCGTGCGTTCCTGTTCTTCGCTTACCCGGCGGCTATGTCCGGTGACGCGGTATGGACCGCGGTTGACGGCTACACCGGTGCGACTGCGTTGTCAGTCATGGCAAGTGACGGCATCCAGAATGGTATTGTCGGTGTTACTGGTGGTCAGCTGACCTGGATGGATGCTTTCTTCGGCAAGATGCAGGGCTCCATTGGTGAGACCTCAACCTTGGCAATGCTGATTGCCGGCGTGATCCTGATCGGCATGAAGATTGCCAGCTGGCGCATTGTTGCCGGTACCCTGCTGGGCATGATGGCCACGGCCACAATGTTCAACTTCATCGGCTCAGACACCAACCCGATGTTTGGTGTGCCCTGGTACTGGCACCTGGTGGTGGGCGGTTTCGCGTTTGGCCTGATCTTCATGACCACCGATCCGGTATCCGCCGCCATGACCGACGCCGGTCGCTGGTGGTACGGCATTCTTATCGGCGTAATGTGTGTTCTCATTCGCGTGGTGAACCCTGCCTTCCCGGAAGGCATGATGCTGGCGATTCTGTTCGCCAACCTGTTCGCGCCACTGTTTGACCACTTCGTGGTGCAGTCCCATATCAAACGGAGGTTGGCACGTGGCTAA
- a CDS encoding Na(+)-translocating NADH-quinone reductase subunit A yields MRKIRRGLDLPISGAPEQVIHDGPAAKTVAVVGPDYNGMKPTMAVAEGDSVKLGQLLFTDKKTEGVRYTAPAAGRVVAINRGARRVLQSVVIEVEGDEAEQFASYSADQLAGLTAEQVRVNLVESGLWTALRTRPYSKVPALDAQPSALFINAMDTNPLAADPAVIIAEQRDAFAQGVEILAKLAEKTFVCTAPDADIPVPSAASVQREAFAGPHPAGLSGTHIHYLHPVKPGRQVWTIGYQDVIAIGKLFETGKLYTDRVVALGGPRVEKPRLLRTRLGADLTALTAGEITGDDNRVVSGSVFGGRTAAGPLSYLGRYHNQVTVLEEGHERPMLHYFTPGASRFSVLPIYISRLMKGKLFNFTTSTNGSERALMPIGTYERVMPLDILPTQLLRALIVGDTQVAQQLGALELDEEDLALCTFVCPGKYDFGPILRDNLTRIEKEG; encoded by the coding sequence ATGAGAAAGATCCGTCGGGGATTGGATTTACCCATATCCGGCGCGCCCGAGCAGGTCATCCATGATGGCCCTGCAGCCAAGACTGTTGCGGTGGTCGGTCCCGATTACAACGGGATGAAGCCCACCATGGCAGTTGCGGAAGGGGATAGCGTCAAACTCGGACAGTTGCTGTTCACTGATAAGAAAACCGAAGGTGTACGCTACACCGCACCGGCCGCCGGCCGCGTGGTCGCCATCAATCGTGGTGCCCGTCGTGTGTTGCAGTCTGTGGTCATCGAGGTGGAAGGTGATGAAGCTGAGCAGTTTGCCAGCTACAGCGCTGACCAGCTGGCTGGCCTGACTGCGGAGCAGGTGCGCGTAAACCTGGTGGAGTCCGGCCTCTGGACTGCACTGCGCACCCGCCCCTACAGCAAGGTGCCCGCCCTCGACGCGCAACCTTCTGCCCTCTTTATTAATGCCATGGACACCAACCCGCTCGCCGCTGATCCTGCCGTGATCATCGCAGAGCAGCGGGATGCCTTTGCCCAGGGTGTTGAGATTCTGGCCAAGCTGGCCGAAAAGACCTTTGTCTGCACCGCGCCTGACGCCGATATCCCGGTGCCTAGCGCCGCATCCGTGCAGCGCGAAGCTTTCGCCGGTCCGCATCCCGCCGGCCTTTCCGGTACCCATATCCACTACCTGCACCCGGTCAAGCCCGGTCGCCAGGTCTGGACCATCGGCTACCAGGACGTGATTGCCATTGGCAAGCTGTTTGAAACCGGCAAGCTGTACACTGACCGCGTTGTTGCGCTGGGCGGCCCGCGGGTTGAAAAGCCGCGCCTGCTGCGTACTCGCCTCGGTGCCGATCTGACAGCGCTGACTGCCGGTGAGATCACCGGTGATGATAACCGCGTAGTATCCGGTTCCGTGTTTGGTGGTCGTACCGCAGCGGGTCCGCTGTCCTACCTCGGCCGTTACCACAACCAGGTAACCGTGCTGGAAGAGGGCCACGAGCGTCCGATGCTGCACTACTTCACGCCGGGTGCCAGCCGTTTCTCCGTGCTGCCGATCTACATCAGCCGTCTGATGAAGGGCAAGCTGTTCAACTTCACCACCAGCACCAACGGTTCCGAGCGTGCGCTGATGCCCATCGGCACCTACGAGCGCGTGATGCCACTGGACATCCTGCCGACTCAGCTGCTGCGCGCGCTGATCGTCGGAGATACCCAGGTGGCTCAACAGCTGGGTGCTCTGGAGCTGGATGAAGAAGATCTGGCACTGTGCACCTTCGTGTGCCCGGGCAAGTACGATTTCGGCCCCATTTTGCGGGACAACCTGACCCGTATTGAGAAGGAGGGTTAA